From a single Mycolicibacterium moriokaense genomic region:
- a CDS encoding DUF3097 domain-containing protein: MADRYGSDVLASNPHRKAPRSVEVPAEIGLVVEDAATGFVGAIVRIEYGRMELEDRRGRRKPFPVGPGYLVDGKPVILTPPKRAAPKPSRTASGSVAVPGARAKVALPSRIYVEGRHDAELVEQVWGDDLRIEGVVVEYLGGVDDLTAIVEEFRPEPGRRLGVLVDHLVAGSKEARIAEEVRRGPGGAHTLVVGHPFIDIWQAVKPGRLGLQAWPVIPKGMDWKKGVCRKLGWPHTEQADIARAWQRIRSRVRDWNDLEPALIGRVEELIDFVTAPAS; encoded by the coding sequence GTGGCTGACCGCTATGGCTCCGATGTCCTCGCATCCAATCCCCATCGCAAGGCTCCGCGCTCCGTCGAAGTCCCGGCAGAGATCGGGTTGGTCGTCGAGGACGCTGCGACAGGGTTCGTCGGCGCGATCGTCCGCATCGAATACGGCCGGATGGAACTTGAGGACCGCCGCGGCCGCCGGAAGCCGTTCCCTGTCGGCCCCGGCTATCTCGTCGACGGGAAACCGGTCATCCTCACCCCGCCCAAGCGGGCCGCGCCGAAGCCGTCGCGCACCGCGTCCGGATCGGTGGCGGTGCCCGGCGCCCGCGCGAAGGTCGCGTTGCCGAGCCGCATCTACGTCGAGGGCCGTCACGACGCCGAACTCGTCGAACAGGTCTGGGGTGACGACCTGCGCATCGAGGGTGTCGTCGTCGAATACCTCGGCGGCGTCGACGATCTCACCGCGATCGTCGAGGAGTTTCGTCCGGAGCCAGGCCGACGGCTTGGCGTGCTCGTCGACCACCTGGTCGCCGGTTCGAAGGAGGCCCGCATCGCTGAGGAGGTGCGCCGGGGCCCAGGCGGCGCGCACACGCTGGTGGTCGGTCATCCGTTCATCGACATCTGGCAGGCGGTCAAACCCGGCCGGCTGGGGCTGCAGGCCTGGCCCGTCATCCCCAAGGGCATGGACTGGAAGAAGGGCGTGTGCCGCAAGCTGGGGTGGCCGCACACCGAGCAGGCCGACATCGCCAGGGCGTGGCAGCGGATCAGGAGTCGCGTGCGCGACTGGAACGACCTCGAGCCCGCGCTGATCGGACGGGTCGAGGAACTGATCGACTTCGTGACGGCGCCAGCGTCATAG
- a CDS encoding SDR family NAD(P)-dependent oxidoreductase, protein MTDLSKYGPWAVVAGGSEGVGAEFARQLADAGVNLVLIARKPGPLAETADSCRALGAEVRTLAVDLVSTDAVDQIADATSDIEVGLLIYNAGANTCSEHFLDGGLSEFGRVIDLNINTMLTLVQHFGRPMRERRRGGILMVGSMAGYLGSMRHTVYGGVKAFGRIFAESLWLELRDYDVDVLELVLGVTRTPAMERVGLNFDVPGMRVAQPADVAREGLEHLPHGPVHIAGGNGDDVARRNDPDRAKVVLGTHKFMEKLMGSR, encoded by the coding sequence GTGACAGACCTATCGAAATATGGGCCGTGGGCCGTGGTGGCCGGCGGCTCGGAGGGCGTCGGCGCGGAGTTCGCGCGGCAGTTGGCCGACGCCGGCGTCAATCTCGTGCTGATCGCCCGCAAGCCGGGACCACTGGCCGAGACGGCGGATTCGTGTCGCGCGCTCGGTGCCGAAGTACGCACTCTCGCAGTGGATCTGGTGTCCACCGACGCCGTGGACCAGATCGCCGACGCCACCTCCGACATCGAGGTGGGCCTGTTGATCTACAACGCAGGCGCCAACACCTGCAGCGAGCATTTCCTCGACGGTGGGCTCAGCGAGTTCGGCCGGGTGATCGACCTGAACATCAACACCATGCTGACGCTGGTGCAGCACTTCGGCCGCCCGATGCGGGAGCGCCGACGCGGCGGCATCCTGATGGTCGGCTCGATGGCCGGCTACCTCGGCTCGATGCGCCACACGGTGTACGGCGGCGTCAAGGCCTTCGGACGCATCTTCGCCGAAAGCCTGTGGCTCGAGTTGCGCGACTACGACGTCGACGTGCTCGAACTGGTGCTCGGCGTGACCCGCACACCCGCGATGGAGCGCGTCGGCCTGAACTTCGACGTGCCGGGCATGCGGGTCGCCCAGCCAGCGGACGTCGCACGCGAAGGCCTCGAACACCTGCCCCACGGTCCCGTGCACATCGCGGGCGGCAACGGCGACGACGTCGCCCGGCGCAACGACCCCGACCGCGCCAAGGTGGTGCTCGGCACCCACAAGTTCATGGAGAAGTTGATGGGATCCCGCTAG
- a CDS encoding nuclear transport factor 2 family protein — protein sequence MTDERLAELERRLERIEAERAIERIIASYGPLVDAGEADAAAQLWATDGSYDVEGWPMRSRDDVAAMVRSDAHQGLISRGASHFLGPAVVTVDGSDAVAVCESILLLHRGDGFVVARAGANHFRLKYIDDRWQIVERKTRTLDGKAEARALLASGVAGA from the coding sequence ATGACCGACGAGCGACTGGCCGAGCTGGAACGCCGCCTGGAACGCATCGAGGCCGAACGCGCGATCGAGCGGATCATCGCGTCCTACGGTCCCCTCGTCGATGCGGGCGAGGCAGACGCCGCCGCACAGCTCTGGGCGACAGACGGCAGCTACGACGTCGAGGGCTGGCCCATGCGCAGCCGCGACGACGTGGCCGCGATGGTGCGCTCCGACGCCCATCAGGGCTTGATCAGCCGGGGCGCCAGCCATTTTCTCGGCCCGGCCGTGGTGACCGTGGATGGATCGGACGCCGTGGCGGTGTGCGAATCGATCCTCCTGCTGCACCGCGGCGACGGCTTCGTCGTCGCCCGGGCGGGCGCCAACCACTTCCGGCTGAAGTACATCGACGACCGCTGGCAGATCGTGGAGCGTAAGACGCGAACGCTGGACGGCAAGGCCGAGGCGCGCGCCCTGCTGGCGTCGGGAGTGGCCGGCGCATGA
- a CDS encoding SDR family NAD(P)-dependent oxidoreductase, whose translation MSGQLDGKVALVTGAGAGIGEGIARRFADEGARVVVAEIDTAAGETVADAIGGTFVRVDVSDREQVESAVQTAVSTYGSIDIVVNNAWGGGAIGRVEAKTDEQLAQGIAVGYYGPYWAMRAAFPHMKDNGWGRVINMCSLNGVNAHMGTLEYNAAKEALRALTRTAAREWAPTGVTVNAICPAAKSRAFFRAIGDYPELEAMADAANPMGRMGDPYDDIAPVAVFLAGEGSRYLTGNTLFVDGGGHINGTPWAPELDAG comes from the coding sequence ATGAGTGGTCAGCTGGACGGCAAGGTGGCACTGGTGACCGGGGCGGGGGCCGGCATCGGCGAGGGCATCGCGCGGCGTTTCGCCGACGAGGGTGCACGGGTGGTGGTTGCCGAGATCGACACGGCGGCAGGAGAAACCGTCGCCGACGCGATCGGTGGCACGTTCGTCCGCGTGGACGTGTCGGACCGCGAACAGGTCGAGTCGGCGGTGCAGACCGCGGTGTCGACGTACGGGTCGATCGACATCGTCGTGAACAACGCATGGGGCGGCGGGGCGATCGGCCGGGTCGAGGCGAAGACCGATGAACAACTGGCACAGGGCATCGCCGTCGGCTACTACGGTCCGTACTGGGCGATGCGGGCCGCCTTCCCGCACATGAAGGACAACGGCTGGGGCCGCGTCATCAACATGTGCAGCCTCAACGGCGTCAACGCCCATATGGGCACGCTTGAGTACAACGCCGCCAAGGAAGCGCTGCGTGCGCTCACCCGTACCGCGGCACGCGAGTGGGCGCCGACGGGCGTCACGGTCAACGCGATCTGCCCGGCCGCCAAGAGTCGGGCGTTCTTTCGCGCCATCGGCGACTACCCCGAGTTGGAGGCGATGGCCGACGCCGCGAATCCGATGGGGCGCATGGGCGATCCGTACGACGACATCGCACCCGTGGCCGTGTTCCTGGCGGGCGAGGGCTCGCGGTACCTGACCGGGAACACGTTGTTCGTCGACGGCGGCGGGCACATCAACGGCACGCCGTGGGCGCCCGAGCTCGACGCCGGCTAG
- a CDS encoding zinc-binding metallopeptidase family protein, which produces MRDFTCPNCGQRLAFENSLCLSCGSSLGFSLEDMALLVIAPDDESDHAGAVPSSDYQLCANLYTAQCNWLVERAATRRLCTSCALTRTRPNDADTKAMAAFADAEKAKRRLIAQLHEMKLPIVGRDEDPQFGLAFDLLSSETEKVFTGHENGVITLDLAEGDDVHREQLRVSMEEPYRTLLGHFRHEIGHYYYYRLVDPSENYKAQFRELYGDPDADYQAALDRHYNEGPPKEWQKDYVSSYATMHPAEDWAETFAHYLHIRDTLDTAAAFGLAPASATFERRVLGPSGFDTTIDIWLPLTWALNMINRSMGKEDLYPFVLPAKVLDKMRLVHTIIDEIVSDPAKSR; this is translated from the coding sequence ATGCGTGACTTCACCTGTCCCAACTGCGGCCAGCGGTTGGCGTTCGAGAACTCGCTGTGCCTGTCGTGCGGAAGTTCGTTGGGCTTCTCGCTGGAGGACATGGCGCTGCTGGTGATCGCCCCCGACGACGAGAGCGACCATGCGGGTGCGGTGCCATCCAGCGACTACCAGCTGTGCGCGAATCTGTATACCGCCCAGTGCAATTGGCTGGTCGAACGTGCCGCGACCCGGAGGCTGTGCACGTCGTGTGCGCTGACGCGGACGCGGCCCAACGACGCCGACACCAAGGCCATGGCGGCCTTCGCCGATGCGGAGAAGGCCAAGCGTCGCCTCATCGCCCAGTTGCACGAGATGAAGCTGCCGATAGTCGGACGTGATGAGGACCCGCAGTTCGGCCTCGCATTCGACCTGCTGTCCAGCGAGACCGAAAAGGTGTTCACCGGTCACGAGAACGGCGTGATCACACTCGATCTCGCCGAGGGCGACGACGTGCACCGCGAGCAACTGCGGGTGTCGATGGAGGAGCCCTATCGCACGCTGCTCGGCCATTTCAGGCACGAGATCGGGCATTACTACTACTACCGGCTCGTCGACCCGTCAGAGAACTACAAGGCTCAGTTCCGCGAGCTGTACGGCGACCCTGATGCCGACTATCAGGCCGCGCTGGACCGGCACTACAACGAGGGCCCGCCGAAGGAATGGCAGAAGGACTACGTATCCTCCTATGCCACCATGCATCCGGCCGAAGACTGGGCCGAGACCTTCGCCCACTACCTGCACATCCGCGACACCTTGGACACCGCCGCGGCGTTCGGGCTGGCGCCGGCCAGCGCCACCTTCGAGCGGCGGGTGTTGGGCCCCAGCGGATTCGACACGACCATCGATATCTGGCTGCCCCTCACCTGGGCGCTGAACATGATCAACCGGTCGATGGGCAAGGAAGACCTCTACCCGTTCGTGCTGCCTGCGAAGGTGCTGGACAAGATGCGCCTCGTGCACACGATCATCGACGAGATCGTCTCGGATCCCGCCAAATCCCGGTAG
- a CDS encoding transglutaminase family protein — MTAFPDGPTPSISSRCYQVAHRTVYHYSDVVTSSYGRGFLTPRDSARQRCLSHELIIEPEAADSSTSRDVYGNISSYFHVTERHRTLAITSRSVVEVDPPPPDLYEGGSARAPWEIARPVGTDGALATEFTLDLRPPEITDEVREYAAPSFVPERPLIEVLRDLSSRIFNDFTYRSGSTTVSTQVSEVLAAREGVCQDFARLAIACLRANGLAASYVSGYLATDPPPGKERMVGIDATHAWASVWTPQNQWLGFDPTNDQMVDERYITVGFGRDYADVPPLRGIIYTDSESSVIDVSVDVAPYEGGVLNA, encoded by the coding sequence GTGACGGCGTTCCCCGACGGGCCGACACCCTCGATCTCGAGCCGGTGCTATCAGGTGGCGCACCGCACGGTCTACCACTACTCGGACGTCGTGACCAGCAGTTACGGGCGCGGCTTCCTCACCCCGCGCGATTCCGCGCGCCAGCGCTGTCTGTCGCACGAATTGATCATCGAACCGGAGGCCGCCGACAGCTCGACCAGCCGCGATGTCTACGGGAACATCAGCTCGTATTTCCATGTCACCGAGCGGCACCGCACCCTGGCGATCACGAGCCGGTCGGTGGTCGAAGTCGATCCGCCGCCCCCGGACCTGTACGAGGGCGGGTCGGCGCGCGCGCCGTGGGAGATCGCCAGGCCAGTCGGCACCGACGGTGCCCTGGCGACAGAATTCACCCTGGATCTGCGGCCGCCCGAGATCACCGACGAGGTCCGCGAGTACGCCGCACCGAGTTTCGTTCCGGAGCGCCCACTGATCGAGGTGCTGCGCGACCTGTCATCGCGGATCTTCAACGACTTCACCTATCGGTCCGGTTCCACAACGGTGTCCACTCAGGTGAGCGAGGTTTTGGCGGCGCGAGAGGGGGTATGTCAAGACTTCGCGCGGCTGGCGATCGCCTGCCTGCGTGCCAATGGATTGGCTGCCAGCTACGTGTCCGGGTACCTGGCGACCGACCCACCTCCAGGAAAGGAACGCATGGTGGGCATCGACGCCACACACGCGTGGGCATCGGTATGGACGCCGCAGAATCAGTGGCTTGGTTTCGATCCCACCAACGACCAGATGGTCGACGAGCGCTATATCACCGTGGGATTCGGCCGCGACTACGCCGACGTGCCCCCGTTGCGCGGCATCATCTACACCGACTCCGAGAGCAGTGTCATCGACGTCTCCGTGGATGTGGCGCCGTATGAGGGTGGCGTTCTGAATGCGTGA
- a CDS encoding circularly permuted type 2 ATP-grasp protein: MVLPAASPHDIDNLLSRYRTARAQQALFDVRGGAGTGYDEFVDAAGNIRPAWQELAECVGERGRTGLDHLRSTVRSLVDNDGITYVQVDRHGDAVTNGSGAAEPGPWHLDALPLVISSSDWDILEAGLLQRSRILDAVLTDLYGPRMSVTSGVLPAPLLFAHPGYIRAARGIELPGRHQLFMHGCDISRTRDGSFQVNADWTQAPSGAGYALADRRVIAHAIPDLYERIGPRPASPWAQALRLALIDAAPESAEEPVVVVLSPGIHSETAFDQAYIASVLGFPLVESADLVVRDGKLWMRSMGTLKRVDVVLRRVDADYADPLDLRADSRLGVVGLVEVLRRGAVTVVNTLGSGILESPGVLRFLPELAERLLGETPLLRTAPMYWGGINTERSHMLSNLSTLLIRSVTGGDTIVGPALTSTQRKELGVRIEATPWQWVGQELPEFSSAPSDYYPGGLSAANVGMRLFTVSQRSGYAPMVGGLGYLVAAGNAGFRLNSVAAKDIWVRTPTRVTAERIPTAPPMELPAITPSPTGAVSSPRVLSDLFWMGRYSERAESMARLLTVTRERYHEFRYRRELAGSECVPVLLAALGSITGTGLGDGDYDDLVATAPTTLWSLTADRNRSGSLAQSVERLSLNARAVRDQMSNDTWMVLAAVERALLHPEENEPPSSKTEGDAYLAATSNLTLAGMLALSGVAAESMVHDVGWTMMDIGKRIERGLGLTALLRANLTTVRSPGAEQTITESTLVVCESSVIYRRRNPGTVSVAAVADLVLFDADNPRSLAYQLERLRTGLKALPGSSGSSRPERLVDEIITRLRRIEPADLEEATPDGHRAELAALLDDVHAEMRELSVVITATHLSLPGGMQPLWGPDERRVMP, from the coding sequence ATGGTCCTACCCGCAGCGAGTCCACACGACATCGACAACCTGCTCTCCCGGTATCGCACCGCGCGAGCCCAGCAGGCGCTGTTCGACGTCCGCGGCGGGGCGGGCACCGGCTACGACGAATTCGTCGACGCCGCAGGCAATATCCGCCCGGCCTGGCAGGAGCTGGCCGAATGCGTAGGCGAGCGTGGGCGCACCGGCCTGGACCACCTGCGCTCGACGGTGCGCAGCCTGGTCGACAACGACGGCATCACCTACGTCCAGGTCGACCGCCACGGGGACGCCGTCACAAACGGCAGCGGGGCAGCCGAACCCGGCCCGTGGCACCTCGACGCGCTGCCGCTGGTGATCTCCTCGTCCGACTGGGACATCCTGGAAGCCGGTCTGCTGCAACGTTCTCGGATCCTCGACGCGGTCCTCACCGACCTCTACGGCCCACGGATGTCGGTCACCAGCGGTGTGCTGCCGGCGCCGTTGCTCTTCGCGCATCCCGGCTACATCCGGGCGGCGCGCGGTATCGAACTGCCCGGCAGGCACCAGCTTTTCATGCACGGCTGCGACATCAGCCGCACGCGCGACGGCAGCTTCCAGGTCAACGCCGACTGGACGCAGGCACCGTCGGGGGCCGGCTATGCGCTCGCCGATCGCCGGGTCATCGCACACGCGATTCCGGACCTGTACGAACGCATCGGGCCTCGGCCGGCCTCGCCCTGGGCGCAGGCGCTGCGCCTCGCGTTGATCGACGCCGCACCCGAGTCCGCGGAGGAGCCGGTGGTCGTGGTGCTCAGCCCCGGCATCCACTCCGAGACGGCCTTCGACCAGGCCTACATCGCCAGCGTGCTGGGCTTCCCGCTGGTGGAGAGTGCCGACCTGGTGGTCCGCGACGGCAAGCTGTGGATGCGCTCGATGGGCACACTCAAGCGCGTCGACGTGGTGCTGCGCCGGGTGGACGCGGACTACGCGGATCCGCTTGACCTGCGGGCGGATTCGCGCCTCGGTGTCGTCGGACTCGTCGAGGTGCTCCGGCGCGGTGCCGTGACGGTGGTCAACACGCTGGGCAGCGGCATCCTGGAAAGCCCTGGGGTGCTTCGCTTTCTGCCCGAACTCGCCGAGCGGCTGCTCGGGGAGACGCCGCTGCTGCGTACCGCGCCGATGTACTGGGGTGGCATCAACACCGAACGCTCGCATATGTTGAGCAACCTGTCGACGCTGCTGATCCGATCGGTCACGGGCGGCGACACCATCGTCGGCCCCGCGCTGACCTCGACACAGCGCAAGGAACTCGGCGTCCGGATCGAGGCGACACCGTGGCAGTGGGTGGGCCAGGAGCTGCCGGAGTTCTCGTCGGCGCCCAGCGACTACTACCCGGGCGGACTGTCGGCGGCCAACGTGGGCATGCGGTTGTTCACGGTGTCGCAGCGCAGCGGGTACGCGCCGATGGTCGGTGGACTGGGATACCTCGTCGCGGCTGGAAACGCCGGGTTCAGACTGAATAGCGTTGCCGCGAAGGATATCTGGGTGCGCACGCCCACGCGGGTGACCGCCGAGCGCATCCCCACCGCGCCGCCGATGGAGCTGCCCGCCATCACGCCGAGCCCCACCGGTGCGGTCAGCTCGCCGCGCGTGCTGTCGGATCTGTTCTGGATGGGCCGCTACTCCGAGCGTGCGGAGAGCATGGCCAGGCTGCTCACCGTGACCCGCGAGCGCTACCACGAATTCCGCTACCGCAGGGAGTTGGCGGGCAGCGAATGCGTGCCGGTGCTGCTCGCCGCGCTCGGTTCGATCACCGGGACCGGGTTGGGCGACGGTGACTACGACGACCTGGTGGCGACCGCGCCGACCACGCTGTGGTCGCTGACCGCCGACCGGAACCGGTCGGGTTCGCTCGCGCAGTCGGTCGAGCGTCTCAGCCTCAACGCCCGCGCGGTGCGCGACCAGATGTCCAACGACACCTGGATGGTGCTCGCGGCGGTCGAGCGCGCACTGCTGCACCCCGAGGAGAACGAGCCACCGTCGTCCAAGACCGAGGGCGACGCCTACCTGGCGGCGACAAGCAACCTGACGCTCGCGGGCATGCTCGCGCTGTCGGGGGTGGCGGCCGAATCCATGGTCCACGACGTCGGCTGGACGATGATGGACATCGGCAAACGCATCGAACGTGGGTTGGGGTTGACAGCGTTGCTGCGTGCGAACCTTACCACGGTCCGCAGCCCCGGCGCCGAGCAAACCATCACGGAGTCCACGCTGGTGGTGTGCGAATCGTCGGTCATCTACCGACGACGCAATCCCGGCACCGTTAGTGTTGCTGCCGTGGCCGACCTGGTTCTGTTCGACGCGGACAACCCACGGTCGCTGGCCTACCAGCTCGAGCGGCTCCGCACCGGGCTCAAGGCGCTGCCGGGATCGTCGGGTTCATCACGCCCCGAACGGCTCGTCGACGAGATCATCACCCGGCTGCGCCGCATCGAGCCCGCCGATCTCGAAGAGGCCACGCCGGACGGCCACCGTGCGGAGCTCGCCGCATTGCTCGACGATGTGCACGCCGAGATGCGCGAGCTGTCCGTGGTCATCACCGCGACGCACCTGTCGCTGCCGGGCGGCATGCAGCCGCTGTGGGGACCCGACGAGCGCCGGGTGATGCCGTGA
- a CDS encoding transglutaminase family protein, translating into MGIKVALEHRTSYTFDRLVQVHPHVVRLRPAPHCRTPIEAYSFAVEPADHFINWQQDAFGNFLARLVFPNRARSLTITVGLIADMKVINPFDFFIEEYAEKFGFAYPKSLAEDLKPYLRPVDEHGEGSGPGDLVKAWVANFFVPPGTRTIDFLVALNRAINADVGYSLRMEPGVQAPDYTLRTGIGSCRDSAWLLVSILRQLGLAARFVSGYLVQLTSDVEALDGPSGPPADFTDLHAWTEVYIPGAGWIGLDPTSGLFAGEGHIPLSATPHPESAAPITGATEPCETTLDFTNTVTRIHEDPRVTLPYTESAWEAICDLGARIDERLAAGDVRLTLGGEPTFVSIDNQVDPEWTTDADGPHKRQLASALAARLKKVWAPQGLIHRNQGKWYPGEPLPRWQIGLYWRTDGGPLWRDDKLLADPWPSTPERIDVAPDAGLEFLGALADDLGLPASQVRPAYEDALSHLAAATRLPEGEPVSAADDLETDTPDARAALMARLDESVTEPAAYVLPLHRTEDGSGWASANWRLRRGRIVLLEGDSPAGLRLPLKSISWHPPKPTPGADPLAQQGPLPDEPGADDAVVVEADAVPTTAVVAEIRDGLLYIYLPPTEDVEHFVDLIHRVEAAAAKIACPVVLEGYGPPPDPRITSMTVTPDPGVIEVNVAPAASFAEQRKQLETLYSEARLARLSTESFDVDGTHGGTGGGNHITLGGSTPADSPLLRRPDLLVSMLTYWQRHPALSYLFAGRFVGTTSQAPRVDEGRAEALYELEIAFAEIARLSAGEGGPRPWIVDRALRHLLTDITGNTHRAEFCIDKLYSPDGPRGRLGLLELRGFEMPPHYQMAMVQSLLVRSLVAWFWDEPLRAPLIRHGANLHGRYLLPHFLIHDIADVAADLRAHGIDFETSWLDPFTEFRFPRIGTAVFDGVEIELRGAIEPWNVLGEESTAGGTARYVDSSVERIQVRLIGADRQRYIVTANGYPVPLLATDNPDVQVGGVRYRAWQPPSALHPTITVDGPLRFELVDIAAGVSRGGCTYHISHPGGRSYDTPPVNAVEAESRRGRRFETTGFTPGRVDMADIREKQARQSTDVGAPGILDLRRVRTVLQ; encoded by the coding sequence ATGGGCATCAAGGTGGCGCTGGAGCACCGCACCAGCTACACATTCGATCGACTGGTGCAGGTGCATCCGCATGTCGTTCGGCTTCGCCCTGCCCCGCACTGTCGGACCCCGATCGAGGCCTACTCGTTCGCCGTCGAGCCCGCCGACCACTTCATCAACTGGCAGCAGGACGCCTTCGGCAACTTCCTCGCCCGGCTGGTTTTCCCGAACCGGGCACGTAGCCTGACGATCACCGTCGGCCTGATCGCCGACATGAAGGTGATCAACCCGTTCGACTTCTTCATCGAGGAGTACGCGGAGAAGTTCGGCTTCGCCTACCCCAAGTCCCTCGCCGAAGACCTCAAGCCCTACCTGCGCCCGGTGGACGAGCACGGGGAGGGCAGCGGACCCGGCGACCTCGTCAAGGCCTGGGTCGCGAACTTCTTTGTTCCGCCCGGGACCCGTACCATCGACTTCCTCGTCGCGCTCAACCGCGCGATCAACGCCGACGTGGGCTACAGCCTGCGGATGGAACCCGGCGTGCAGGCGCCCGACTACACCCTGCGCACCGGGATCGGCTCGTGCCGCGACTCGGCCTGGTTGCTGGTGTCGATCCTGCGCCAGCTGGGGCTCGCGGCCCGCTTCGTGTCCGGCTACCTCGTCCAGCTCACCTCCGACGTCGAGGCGCTCGACGGACCGTCGGGGCCGCCCGCCGACTTCACCGACCTGCACGCATGGACCGAGGTGTACATCCCCGGCGCTGGCTGGATCGGCCTCGATCCGACGTCGGGCCTGTTCGCCGGTGAGGGCCACATCCCGCTGTCGGCGACACCGCATCCGGAGTCCGCGGCGCCCATCACCGGCGCCACCGAGCCGTGTGAGACGACGCTGGACTTCACCAACACCGTCACGCGGATCCACGAGGACCCCCGGGTCACGCTGCCCTACACCGAGTCGGCCTGGGAGGCCATCTGTGATCTGGGCGCCCGCATCGACGAGCGGCTGGCCGCAGGCGATGTGCGCCTGACGCTGGGCGGTGAGCCCACGTTCGTCTCGATCGACAACCAGGTCGACCCCGAGTGGACCACCGACGCCGACGGGCCGCACAAACGCCAACTAGCATCCGCGCTCGCCGCCCGCCTGAAGAAGGTGTGGGCGCCGCAGGGGCTGATACATCGCAACCAGGGCAAGTGGTATCCGGGAGAACCGTTGCCGCGCTGGCAGATCGGACTGTACTGGCGCACCGACGGTGGTCCGCTGTGGCGCGACGACAAGTTGTTGGCCGACCCGTGGCCGTCGACGCCGGAACGAATCGACGTCGCGCCCGACGCCGGGCTTGAGTTCCTCGGCGCCCTCGCCGACGACCTCGGGCTGCCCGCCTCTCAGGTTCGGCCCGCGTACGAGGACGCGTTGAGCCACCTGGCCGCCGCGACGCGGCTGCCGGAGGGCGAACCCGTCAGCGCCGCAGACGATCTCGAGACCGACACCCCCGATGCCCGCGCAGCCCTGATGGCGCGGTTGGACGAATCCGTCACCGAACCCGCCGCGTATGTGCTGCCGTTGCACCGCACCGAAGACGGATCAGGATGGGCGAGTGCCAACTGGCGGCTGCGGCGCGGCCGGATCGTGCTCCTGGAGGGCGACTCACCGGCCGGGTTGCGGCTGCCGCTGAAATCGATCAGCTGGCACCCGCCGAAGCCGACGCCCGGGGCGGATCCCTTGGCGCAGCAAGGGCCGCTGCCCGACGAACCCGGCGCCGATGATGCGGTCGTCGTGGAGGCCGACGCCGTGCCGACCACCGCGGTCGTGGCCGAGATCCGCGACGGGCTGCTCTACATCTATCTGCCGCCGACCGAGGACGTCGAGCACTTCGTCGACCTGATTCACCGGGTGGAGGCCGCGGCGGCCAAGATCGCGTGCCCGGTCGTCCTCGAAGGCTATGGACCGCCGCCGGATCCGCGGATCACGTCGATGACCGTCACCCCGGACCCGGGGGTCATCGAGGTCAACGTCGCACCCGCCGCCAGCTTCGCCGAGCAGCGCAAGCAGCTGGAAACCCTCTACAGCGAGGCCAGGCTCGCCCGGCTGTCGACCGAATCCTTCGACGTCGACGGCACCCACGGCGGCACCGGCGGTGGTAACCACATCACCCTCGGCGGCAGCACCCCGGCGGATTCGCCACTGCTGCGCCGTCCCGACCTGCTGGTGTCGATGCTGACCTACTGGCAGCGCCACCCGGCGCTGTCCTACCTATTCGCGGGGCGGTTCGTCGGCACGACGTCGCAGGCGCCCCGGGTCGACGAGGGCCGCGCGGAGGCGCTGTACGAGCTCGAGATCGCGTTCGCGGAGATCGCGCGGCTGTCGGCGGGCGAGGGCGGGCCGCGGCCGTGGATCGTCGACCGGGCGCTGCGGCACCTGCTGACCGACATCACCGGAAACACCCACCGGGCCGAGTTCTGTATCGACAAGCTGTACAGCCCCGATGGTCCCCGCGGCCGGCTGGGTCTGCTGGAGCTGCGCGGGTTCGAGATGCCGCCGCACTACCAGATGGCGATGGTGCAGTCGCTGCTCGTGCGGTCGCTGGTCGCGTGGTTCTGGGATGAGCCGCTGCGCGCACCGCTCATCCGCCACGGCGCGAACTTGCACGGTCGATATCTGTTGCCGCACTTCCTGATTCACGATATCGCCGACGTCGCCGCTGATCTGCGAGCGCACGGCATCGACTTCGAGACCAGCTGGCTGGACCCGTTCACCGAGTTCCGCTTCCCGCGCATCGGGACGGCGGTGTTCGACGGTGTCGAGATCGAGCTCCGCGGGGCCATCGAACCGTGGAATGTGTTGGGGGAGGAGTCGACCGCGGGCGGGACGGCACGTTACGTCGACTCGTCGGTCGAGCGCATCCAGGTCCGGCTCATCGGCGCCGACCGCCAGCGCTACATCGTGACCGCCAACGGCTACCCCGTGCCCCTGCTGGCCACCGACAACCCCGACGTCCAGGTGGGCGGGGTCAGGTACCGGGCGTGGCAGCCCCCGAGCGCACTTCATCCGACCATCACCGTCGACGGCCCGCTGCGCTTCGAGCTGGTCGACATCGCCGCGGGGGTGTCGCGTGGCGGCTGTACCTACCACATCTCACACCCCGGTGGCCGGTCCTACGACACTCCGCCCGTCAACGCCGTCGAGGCAGAATCGCGACGCGGCCGCCGTTTCGAGACGACCGGCTTCACCCCCGGCAGGGTGGACATGGCCGACATCCGCGAGAAGCAGGCGCGCCAATCCACTGACGTGGGCGCGCCGGGGATATTGGACCTGCGCCGGGTGCGTACCGTTCTGCAGTGA